Below is a window of Flavobacterium sp. N2820 DNA.
TTTATGAAAATTGCGCTTTCGCTAGGTGCAGATTATGTAGCAACTGGACACTATTGTCGTAAAGGAACCATTGAAAAAGACGGAAAAGAATTTTTTCAATTATTAGCAGGAAAAGACGATAACAAAGATCAATCGTATTTTTTATGTCAATTATCACAAGAACAATTGGCAAAAGCTTTATTTCCAATTGGCGAATTAACAAAACCTGAAGTTCGTGAAATTGCTATAAAATTAGATTTAATCACAGCCGAAAAAAAAGATTCTCAAGGACTTTGTTTCATCGGAAAAGTGCGTTTACCTGAATTCTTACAACAAAAATTGCAACCAAAAGAAGGAATTATTGTTGAAATTCCTTCAGAAGCAACAATATTTACTCAAGAAAAGCCACAATTCGATTCAGAAGAAGAAGCTTTTGCTTTTGAAGCCAAACGAATTGATTATTTAAAAGTGCCAGGAAAAGTGGTTGGAAAGCACCAAGGAGCTCACTATTTTACAAAAGGACAACGAAAAGGGTTAAATGTTGGTGGCACAAAAGAGCCATTATTTATTATTGAAACTGATGTAGATAAAAATATTATTTATACCGGCCAAGGTAATAATCATCCAGGATTATTCAAAAAAGCATTGTTCATTGCAAACGAAGAGATTCACTGGATTCGTAAAGATTTAGCCTTAAAAGTGGGTGAAAAAATGGATGTCATGGCTAGAATTCGCTATCGTCAACCCTTACAAAAAGCAACTTTACACCAGTTTGAAGACGGAATGTATGTTGTGTTTGAAAAACCGCAATCTGCCATTACAGAAGGACAATTTGTGGCATGGCATCATAACGATGAAATTTTAGGAAGTGGAGTTATTGCTTAAAAAAGTTGTAATATCTTCATTAAAAATGATTATTTTTGATAAAATTCTTAAGCTATGAAGAAAACGTTACTTTTACTATTGCTTGCTTTTAATCTTGGGTTTTCTCAAGAAGATGCTTGGGTTTATTTTACCGACAAACCTGATGCGGCTACTTTTTTAGCCAATCCATTGACCATGTTAACGCAACGTTCTTTGGACAGAAGAACTGCACAAGGAATTGCTTTAAACAATACCGATGTGCCAATTGCTCAAATCTATATTGATCAAGTAACTGCTTCAACAGGAATTACAGTTATGGCAAAATCAAAATGGCTGAATGCGCTTCACGTAAGAGGAACACAAACAGACATACAAGCATTAACAAATTTGTCTTTCGTGAGTTCAATTGAATTTGCAAATCAGGCATTAAATACTAAAATTGGACAACCCAAAGCTTCAGATTTTTCTGCAATAAATAAAAATATGAATGTTGAAGTTACTTTCAATTACGGAACTTCAGCAAATCAGATTCAAATGTTAAACGGACATTTGTTGCACCAACAAGATTTTACAGGAGCTGGGAAAATCATAGCCGTTTTAGATTCTGGTTTTCAAAATGTAAATGTTGCCGCACCTTTTCAACGATTATTTACCAACAATTTGATTTTAGGCGGATACAATTACGTGAATCAAAGCACAAACGTTTATGCTTTACACAATCACGGAACTATGGTGCTTTCTTGTATGGGAGGTTATGTAGATGGACAATTAGTAGGAACAGCTCCTGATGCTCAATATTATTTATTTGTTACAGAAGATGTTGCAGCTGAAAATCCAGTTGAAGAAAGCTATTGGGTAGAAGCAGCCGAAGAAGCAGATAGGTTAGGAGTAGATGTAATTACTTCCTCTTTAGGGTATTTTGGTTACGATAATCCAAATTATAGTCACACTTATAGTCAAATGACAGGAAACCAAGCTTTTGCTTCAAGAGGTGCAAATATTGCATTTTCTAAAGGAATTGTTGTAATTGCAAGCGCAGGAAACTCTGGAGCAACAGCAGATCCATACGTTGGTGTTCCAGCAGAAGCTACAAATGTATTAGCGATTGGAGCTGTTAGAAATGATGAAGTTTACGCAACATTTAGTTCTATAGGACCTTCTTTTGATGGACG
It encodes the following:
- the mnmA gene encoding tRNA 2-thiouridine(34) synthase MnmA, producing MKRVVVGLSGGVDSSVAAYLLKEQGYEVIGLFMKNWHDDSVTISNECPWLEDSNDALLVAEKLGIPFQTVDLSEQYKEKIVDYMFNEYEKGRTPNPDVLCNREIKFDVFMKIALSLGADYVATGHYCRKGTIEKDGKEFFQLLAGKDDNKDQSYFLCQLSQEQLAKALFPIGELTKPEVREIAIKLDLITAEKKDSQGLCFIGKVRLPEFLQQKLQPKEGIIVEIPSEATIFTQEKPQFDSEEEAFAFEAKRIDYLKVPGKVVGKHQGAHYFTKGQRKGLNVGGTKEPLFIIETDVDKNIIYTGQGNNHPGLFKKALFIANEEIHWIRKDLALKVGEKMDVMARIRYRQPLQKATLHQFEDGMYVVFEKPQSAITEGQFVAWHHNDEILGSGVIA
- a CDS encoding S8 family serine peptidase, encoding MKKTLLLLLLAFNLGFSQEDAWVYFTDKPDAATFLANPLTMLTQRSLDRRTAQGIALNNTDVPIAQIYIDQVTASTGITVMAKSKWLNALHVRGTQTDIQALTNLSFVSSIEFANQALNTKIGQPKASDFSAINKNMNVEVTFNYGTSANQIQMLNGHLLHQQDFTGAGKIIAVLDSGFQNVNVAAPFQRLFTNNLILGGYNYVNQSTNVYALHNHGTMVLSCMGGYVDGQLVGTAPDAQYYLFVTEDVAAENPVEESYWVEAAEEADRLGVDVITSSLGYFGYDNPNYSHTYSQMTGNQAFASRGANIAFSKGIVVIASAGNSGATADPYVGVPAEATNVLAIGAVRNDEVYATFSSIGPSFDGRVKPDVMAQGQASVVSNTSGTIVTANGTSFSGPIMAGMITSFWSAVPNLTAADVVQFVKESSDRFTLPTNQYGYGIPDFQLALTNALSSESFENEVFLIYPNPVNNSIFVKVPDQAVNSVLHLYNNLGQKVQEFKITGTIQKINVENLASGMYFYELSTQNKTLQGKLLKL